In the Leptospiraceae bacterium genome, one interval contains:
- a CDS encoding amino acid ABC transporter substrate-binding protein, translating into MHNKKIIIFFIFIFVYFESVFSQETRLFSILKKKEIVVSVAKTYEPFYIEDPNEGFPGFDVDFAKKYAKFLDVNIKIIPLGDFEDQARAIVSGKVDIAVAGISSHLARAKEVNFSDPYLITTPAGLVNKQSLPPEPEGQIVVVKPFKDLLDLKFQSGISFSVKSDSSSYFFLKKNFENSKTYSYLSNNLSLDSLLRNNVNCFVADGLLIEALLQKKPELKANYLPLLNPVSEEHISVALPKNDVYLTQSMNFFIKEMKRNGNIKELKAKYFNNNGWVKKN; encoded by the coding sequence ATGCACAATAAAAAAATAATAATTTTTTTTATATTTATATTCGTATATTTTGAATCTGTATTTTCACAGGAAACTCGCCTTTTTTCAATCCTAAAGAAAAAAGAAATAGTCGTATCTGTAGCCAAGACCTATGAGCCTTTTTATATAGAGGATCCTAATGAAGGGTTTCCCGGATTTGATGTAGACTTTGCCAAAAAATACGCCAAGTTTTTAGATGTGAATATCAAAATTATTCCTCTTGGAGACTTTGAAGATCAGGCGAGGGCAATTGTGTCCGGAAAAGTTGATATTGCAGTAGCAGGTATATCTTCTCATTTAGCTCGAGCAAAAGAAGTAAATTTTTCCGATCCGTATTTAATCACTACTCCTGCCGGTCTTGTCAATAAACAAAGTTTACCCCCTGAACCAGAAGGGCAAATCGTAGTAGTAAAACCATTTAAGGATCTTCTTGATTTAAAATTTCAATCAGGAATTTCTTTTTCGGTAAAGTCTGATTCTTCCAGTTATTTTTTCTTAAAGAAAAATTTTGAGAATTCAAAAACGTATTCTTATCTTTCAAACAACCTGTCTTTGGATTCCCTCTTACGGAACAACGTAAATTGTTTTGTGGCTGACGGTTTATTAATTGAGGCTTTATTACAAAAAAAACCTGAGCTGAAAGCAAATTACCTTCCCTTATTAAACCCTGTATCTGAAGAGCATATCAGTGTTGCACTTCCAAAGAATGATGTGTATTTGACTCAAAGTATGAATTTTTTTATTAAAGAAATGAAAAGAAACGGGAACATCAAAGAACTCAAAGCCAAATATTTTAACAACAATGGCTGGGTTAAGAAAAATTGA